One part of the Xylanimonas allomyrinae genome encodes these proteins:
- the smpB gene encoding SsrA-binding protein SmpB codes for MPQAQPKPKAKAPQGPVRTIVANNKKARHDYVIEDVLEAGVVLSGTEVKALRMGRASLVDGFVLIDRGEAWLEGVHIPEYFQGTWNNHAPRRKRKLLLHKDEIVRLGHKVQEKGHTIVPLSLYFLDGRAKVEIALARGKKEYDKRQTLREQQDMREAQRAMRQRELLA; via the coding sequence GTGCCGCAGGCCCAGCCGAAGCCCAAGGCGAAGGCACCCCAGGGCCCCGTGCGTACGATCGTGGCGAACAACAAGAAGGCACGCCACGACTACGTGATCGAGGACGTCCTCGAGGCCGGCGTCGTGCTGTCCGGGACGGAGGTCAAGGCGCTGCGCATGGGTCGCGCGTCGCTCGTCGACGGGTTCGTGCTGATCGACCGCGGCGAGGCGTGGCTCGAGGGGGTCCACATCCCCGAGTACTTCCAGGGCACCTGGAACAACCACGCCCCGCGCCGCAAGCGCAAGCTGCTGCTGCACAAGGACGAGATCGTGCGCCTGGGCCACAAGGTGCAGGAGAAGGGGCACACGATCGTGCCGCTGTCGCTGTACTTCCTCGACGGGAGGGCGAAGGTCGAGATCGCTCTCGCGCGGGGCAAGAAGGAGTACGACAAGCGCCAGACGCTGCGTGAGCAGCAGGACATGCGCGAGGCCCAGCGCGCGATGCGGCAGCGCGAGCTGCTCGCCTGA
- a CDS encoding type II secretion system F family protein, protein MSGWASPAGALLGLMGGIGLLLIVAGVRGRRVTLAERLAPALRPRDATSGLLREQPVRSPFPVVERLLAPWLADVARWAERLGSPRAEVRRRLDRAGSAENVDQFRARQVVWTVGGLAAGLALALLIGIARGFAPVPLALLVAICGACGFAACDQLLSRQIAQREERMVAEFPTVAELLALAVTAGESPVSALERVAGAARGELSAEIRRMLADVRAGAPIGLALTDLADRTGLPSLMRFAEGVAVALERGTPLAEVLRLQAQDVREAGRRALMEAGGRKEVAMLVPVVFLILPVTVVYAVFPSLATLRVGL, encoded by the coding sequence ATGAGCGGCTGGGCCTCTCCGGCCGGTGCGCTCCTGGGGCTCATGGGCGGCATCGGTCTGCTGCTGATCGTCGCGGGCGTGCGCGGGCGACGCGTCACCCTTGCCGAGCGCCTGGCGCCCGCGCTGCGCCCGCGCGACGCGACCAGCGGCCTGCTGCGCGAGCAGCCGGTGCGCTCGCCGTTCCCCGTCGTCGAACGGCTCCTCGCGCCCTGGCTCGCGGACGTCGCGCGCTGGGCCGAGCGGCTCGGCTCCCCGCGTGCCGAGGTACGCCGACGGCTCGACCGGGCAGGCTCCGCCGAGAACGTCGACCAGTTCCGCGCCCGGCAGGTGGTGTGGACCGTCGGCGGGCTGGCCGCAGGTCTCGCGCTCGCCCTGCTGATCGGTATCGCGCGCGGGTTCGCCCCGGTGCCGCTCGCGCTGCTCGTCGCCATCTGCGGCGCGTGCGGCTTCGCCGCGTGCGACCAGCTGCTCAGCCGTCAGATCGCCCAGCGCGAGGAGCGCATGGTCGCCGAGTTCCCGACCGTCGCCGAGCTGCTCGCGCTCGCCGTGACCGCGGGCGAGTCGCCCGTCTCCGCCCTCGAACGGGTCGCGGGGGCGGCACGCGGCGAGCTGTCCGCGGAGATCCGCCGGATGCTCGCCGACGTGCGCGCCGGCGCGCCGATCGGCCTCGCCCTGACCGACCTGGCCGACCGGACGGGTCTGCCGTCGCTGATGCGGTTCGCCGAAGGCGTCGCAGTCGCCCTGGAACGCGGGACGCCGCTCGCCGAAGTGCTGCGCCTGCAGGCTCAGGACGTCCGGGAGGCCGGGCGCCGCGCCCTCATGGAGGCGGGCGGGCGCAAGGAGGTCGCGATGCTCGTGCCCGTGGTCTTCCTGATCTTGCCCGTGACCGTCGTCTACGCCGTCTTTCCGTCCCTGGCCACGCTCCGCGTCGGCCTGTAG
- a CDS encoding pilus assembly protein has product MTVDDSERGSAVVEFIGTTVVLLIPLVYLVLTVGRLQAGAFAVDGAAREAARAVVTAVSSDDAAARARVAAGIALEDQGFDPQPALTGGAVQVTCAADPCLSPGGTVTATVHTRVPLPFVPEALRSWVPLEVPVESRYRASVDQFREVR; this is encoded by the coding sequence GTGACGGTCGACGACTCCGAGCGCGGCTCCGCCGTCGTCGAGTTCATCGGCACGACGGTGGTGCTGCTGATCCCGCTGGTCTATCTCGTGCTGACCGTGGGGCGCCTCCAGGCCGGGGCGTTCGCCGTCGACGGCGCGGCCCGCGAGGCCGCGCGCGCCGTGGTCACCGCGGTCTCCTCCGACGACGCCGCCGCGCGCGCCCGCGTCGCGGCGGGGATCGCGCTGGAGGATCAGGGCTTCGACCCGCAGCCGGCGCTGACGGGCGGCGCCGTGCAGGTGACCTGCGCGGCCGACCCGTGCCTGAGTCCGGGTGGCACGGTGACGGCCACGGTGCACACCCGCGTCCCGCTGCCGTTCGTGCCGGAGGCGCTGCGCTCGTGGGTCCCCCTGGAGGTGCCCGTCGAGTCCCGCTACCGGGCGAGCGTCGACCAGTTCCGCGAGGTCCGATGA
- the prfB gene encoding peptide chain release factor 2: protein MASIDFPAEIRALRSTLESIESVSDPEALRRKIAELSDQASAPDLWDDPEAAQKVTSALSATQAELNRVKDLGSRIDDVETLVELGNEMEDADSLTEAEAEIHGIRKDLDALEVRTLLSGEYDARDAVVTIRSGAGGVDAADFAEMLMRMYLRWAERHGFPTKVMDTSYAEEAGLKSATFEVNAPYAFGNLSVEAGTHRLVRISPFDNQGRRQTSFAAVEVVPLIEQTDHVEIPESEIKVDVFRSSGPGGQSVNTTDSAVRMTHIPTGIVVSMQNEKSQIQNRAAALRVLQSRLLLVRQQEEAAKKKELAGDIKASWGDQMRSYVLQPYQMVKDLRTEHESGNPAAVFDGAIDDFIEAGIRWRRSSQISQA from the coding sequence GTGGCCTCCATCGACTTTCCCGCAGAGATCCGCGCGCTGCGCTCCACGCTCGAGTCCATCGAGTCGGTGAGCGACCCCGAGGCGCTGCGGCGGAAGATCGCCGAGCTCTCGGACCAGGCGTCGGCCCCCGACCTGTGGGACGACCCGGAGGCGGCGCAGAAGGTCACCTCGGCGCTGTCGGCGACGCAGGCCGAGCTGAACAGGGTCAAGGACCTGGGCTCGCGCATCGACGACGTCGAGACGCTCGTCGAGCTGGGCAACGAGATGGAGGATGCCGACTCGCTCACCGAGGCGGAGGCGGAGATCCACGGGATCCGCAAGGACCTGGACGCGCTCGAGGTGCGCACGCTGCTGAGCGGCGAGTACGACGCGCGCGACGCCGTCGTGACGATCCGGTCGGGTGCGGGCGGCGTGGATGCCGCGGACTTCGCCGAGATGCTGATGCGGATGTATCTGCGCTGGGCGGAGCGGCACGGTTTCCCGACGAAGGTCATGGACACCTCGTACGCCGAGGAGGCGGGGCTGAAGTCGGCGACGTTCGAGGTCAATGCCCCGTACGCGTTCGGCAACCTGTCGGTCGAGGCGGGCACGCACCGCCTGGTGCGCATCTCGCCGTTCGACAACCAGGGTCGGCGTCAGACGTCGTTCGCGGCCGTGGAGGTGGTGCCGCTCATCGAGCAGACCGACCACGTCGAGATCCCTGAGTCGGAGATCAAGGTCGACGTGTTCCGCTCGTCGGGTCCGGGCGGCCAGTCGGTCAACACGACCGACTCGGCGGTGCGCATGACGCACATCCCCACGGGCATCGTCGTGTCGATGCAGAACGAGAAGTCGCAGATCCAGAACCGCGCGGCCGCTCTGCGCGTGCTCCAGTCGCGCCTGCTGCTGGTGCGCCAGCAGGAGGAGGCGGCCAAGAAGAAGGAGCTCGCGGGCGACATCAAGGCGTCCTGGGGCGACCAGATGCGCTCCTACGTGCTGCAGCCCTACCAGATGGTCAAGGACTTGCGCACCGAGCACGAGAGCGGCAACCCGGCGGCCGTGTTCGACGGCGCGATCGACGACTTCATCGAGGCCGGCATCCGCTGGCGGCGGTCGTCGCAGATCTCCCAGGCCTGA
- a CDS encoding CpaF family protein has protein sequence MTAVIDDPATILEHEVRELVRRRGIDPVREREALDRLVTDAVGDYADRTARGLVPALPDAARTARALVDSLAGLGPLQQYLDDPTVEEIWLNSPAQVFVARGGVPELTTTILTEQQVRDLVERMLKASGRRLDLSSPFVDAALPDGSRLHVVIPDITRSHLAINIRKHLVRAHRLEHLVRLGSLTPHAAAFLDAAVRAGLNILVAGATQAGKTTMLNALAGSIPASQRVITAEEVFELRLDVRDVVAMQCRQASLEGTGEIPLRRLVKEALRMRPDRIVVGEVREAESFDLLVALNSGVPGMCTIHANSAREAVTKLCTLPLLAGENVTHHFVVPTVASAVDVVVHLGVTPDGARQVREIVAVTGRVEEGRVETAGLFHRQPAALGGRLVRGDGFPPGEERFARVGLDVRALLAGEAA, from the coding sequence ATGACCGCCGTGATCGACGACCCCGCGACCATCCTCGAGCACGAGGTGCGCGAGCTGGTTCGCCGCCGCGGCATCGACCCGGTGCGAGAGCGAGAAGCCCTCGACCGCCTCGTCACCGACGCCGTCGGCGACTACGCCGACCGGACCGCACGCGGGCTCGTCCCCGCCCTGCCCGACGCCGCGCGGACCGCACGCGCCCTCGTCGACTCCCTCGCCGGCCTCGGACCCCTCCAGCAATACCTCGACGACCCCACCGTCGAGGAGATCTGGCTCAACTCCCCCGCCCAGGTCTTCGTCGCGCGCGGCGGCGTCCCCGAGCTCACCACGACGATCCTCACCGAGCAGCAGGTGCGCGACCTCGTGGAACGGATGCTCAAGGCGAGCGGGCGACGGCTCGACCTGTCCTCACCGTTCGTCGACGCGGCCCTCCCCGACGGGTCGCGGCTGCACGTGGTCATCCCCGACATCACCCGCTCGCACCTGGCGATCAACATCCGCAAGCACCTGGTCCGGGCCCACCGCCTCGAGCACCTGGTCCGGCTCGGGTCGCTCACGCCGCACGCTGCCGCATTCCTCGACGCGGCGGTGCGCGCCGGGCTCAACATCCTGGTCGCGGGAGCGACCCAGGCAGGCAAGACGACGATGCTCAACGCCCTCGCCGGCTCGATCCCCGCCTCACAGCGGGTCATCACCGCCGAGGAGGTCTTCGAGCTGCGCCTCGACGTGCGCGACGTCGTGGCGATGCAGTGCCGCCAGGCGTCGCTCGAAGGCACCGGGGAGATCCCGCTGCGGCGGCTGGTCAAGGAGGCGCTCCGGATGCGACCCGACCGCATCGTCGTAGGCGAGGTGCGCGAGGCCGAGAGCTTCGACCTGCTCGTCGCCCTCAACAGCGGCGTGCCGGGCATGTGCACGATCCACGCCAACTCGGCACGCGAGGCCGTGACCAAGCTGTGCACGCTCCCGCTGCTCGCGGGCGAGAACGTGACCCACCACTTCGTGGTGCCGACGGTGGCCAGCGCCGTCGACGTCGTCGTCCACCTGGGCGTGACGCCCGACGGCGCGCGGCAGGTGCGCGAGATCGTGGCGGTGACGGGACGCGTCGAGGAGGGGCGCGTCGAGACCGCGGGCCTGTTCCACCGCCAGCCCGCCGCGCTCGGCGGGCGCCTCGTGCGCGGCGACGGGTTCCCGCCCGGCGAGGAGCGGTTCGCGCGCGTCGGCCTCGACGTGCGCGCGCTGCTCGCGGGCGAGGCGGCCTGA
- a CDS encoding peptidoglycan DD-metalloendopeptidase family protein: MMHAGPGKGKNLARAATAVLLVLGLGLGAASSASADDIDDRRAAAEQQAKAKKAERATLQEDLDETNAKLAKAVLDLNTVEGRLPVAQAELARAQADLEAARREAEILAQRLQDAQDQESAVTAQIASGSHQVDAARADIAQMAREAARGQGRVSALGIVTGAQSTEDFLQTYAVSSSAARSQARALTQLQDAEAVARNQEARLQAIRETITQLKQAADANVATAQRAEQEASDRKAEVEQLIAQQQQLTAEIESQKAAALAEISANETSQKALEGELKAIIAEQKDRDDRIAEQRRQEEEAAREQDKNNGSGGGGTSGGGGGGGVAPPSTSTFLGWPTAVPYVTSGYGWRFHPVLHYWRLHAGTDFRAYCGTPIYASQSGYVVKAYYDSGAGNNVIIDHGSDRGQSIMTRYMHLSQFSVRAGQWVSKGQQVGLAGATGTVTACHLHFEVYVNGTTVDPMTRLP; encoded by the coding sequence ATGATGCACGCAGGTCCGGGCAAGGGAAAGAATCTGGCGCGAGCCGCGACGGCGGTGCTGCTCGTCCTCGGGCTGGGGCTCGGGGCGGCCTCGTCGGCGTCGGCGGACGACATCGACGACCGCAGGGCGGCCGCCGAGCAGCAGGCCAAGGCGAAGAAGGCCGAACGGGCCACCCTCCAGGAAGACCTCGACGAGACCAACGCGAAGCTCGCGAAGGCGGTGCTCGACCTCAACACCGTCGAGGGCCGGCTGCCGGTCGCGCAGGCAGAGCTGGCTCGGGCACAGGCAGACCTCGAGGCCGCGCGTCGTGAGGCCGAGATCCTCGCGCAGCGGCTCCAGGACGCGCAGGACCAGGAGTCGGCCGTCACCGCGCAGATCGCGAGCGGCTCGCACCAGGTCGACGCGGCCCGCGCGGACATCGCGCAGATGGCCCGCGAGGCCGCTCGCGGCCAGGGCAGGGTGTCCGCGCTGGGGATCGTGACCGGTGCCCAGTCCACCGAGGACTTCCTCCAGACGTATGCGGTCTCGTCGTCGGCGGCTCGGTCGCAGGCGCGTGCGCTCACCCAGCTCCAGGACGCGGAGGCCGTGGCCCGCAACCAGGAGGCCCGGCTGCAGGCGATCCGCGAGACGATCACGCAGCTCAAGCAGGCCGCCGACGCCAACGTGGCCACGGCCCAGCGAGCAGAGCAGGAGGCGAGCGACCGCAAGGCCGAGGTCGAGCAGCTCATCGCCCAGCAGCAGCAGCTCACGGCAGAGATCGAGAGCCAGAAGGCTGCCGCGCTCGCGGAGATCAGCGCGAACGAGACCTCGCAGAAGGCGCTCGAGGGCGAGCTCAAGGCGATCATCGCGGAGCAGAAGGACCGTGACGACCGCATCGCCGAGCAGCGCCGTCAGGAGGAGGAGGCCGCCCGCGAGCAGGACAAGAACAACGGCTCCGGCGGCGGTGGCACCTCCGGCGGGGGAGGCGGCGGTGGAGTGGCTCCGCCGTCGACGAGCACGTTCCTCGGATGGCCGACGGCGGTGCCGTACGTGACCAGCGGTTACGGGTGGCGCTTCCACCCCGTGCTCCACTACTGGCGGCTGCACGCCGGCACGGACTTCCGCGCGTACTGCGGCACGCCGATCTACGCGTCTCAGTCGGGCTACGTCGTCAAGGCGTACTACGACAGCGGCGCGGGCAACAACGTGATCATCGACCACGGCAGCGACCGCGGGCAGAGCATCATGACCCGGTACATGCACCTGTCGCAGTTCAGCGTGCGGGCAGGCCAGTGGGTCAGCAAGGGGCAGCAGGTCGGGCTCGCGGGCGCGACCGGCACCGTCACGGCGTGCCACCTGCACTTCGAGGTGTACGTCAACGGGACGACGGTCGACCCGATGACGCGCCTGCCGTAG
- a CDS encoding pyridoxal phosphate-dependent aminotransferase: MTALPRGAWQDVARATGLLTPAATSADEVAATIFAEMSALASRTGAINLGQGFPDVDGPDAIKAAAIRAIERGDNQYPPGPGIAELRTAVAAHQRRHYGLDVDPESEVLVTTGATEALASAVLALTGPGDEVITLEPFYDAHAAVIALAGATHVPVALAPTPGGFRLDVAALREAASPRTRMLLINSPHNPTGTVLTRAELDAVAAVARECDAIVVTDEVYEHLTFDGAVHVPLASLPGMADRTLTVSSSGKTFSLTGWKIGWVHGPAALVTAVRTVKQFLTYVSGAPFQPAIAQALADDDAPRALAESLAARRDLLCEGLRAAGFDVVVPQGTYFVVADASAIVARHGLADGVELARRLPELAGVVAIPMAAFCRAGSPTSERLRDALRFTFVKREDTLREAVSRLRTLAGGSR; this comes from the coding sequence ATGACGGCCCTCCCCCGCGGCGCCTGGCAGGACGTCGCCCGCGCCACCGGTCTGCTCACGCCCGCGGCGACCTCTGCCGACGAGGTCGCGGCGACGATCTTCGCCGAGATGTCGGCCCTCGCCTCGCGGACGGGGGCCATCAACCTCGGCCAGGGGTTCCCCGACGTCGACGGCCCCGACGCGATCAAGGCGGCGGCGATCCGCGCGATCGAGCGGGGCGACAACCAGTACCCGCCCGGCCCGGGCATCGCGGAGCTGCGCACCGCCGTCGCCGCGCACCAGCGGCGCCACTACGGTCTCGACGTCGATCCCGAGTCCGAGGTGCTCGTCACGACGGGCGCGACCGAGGCGCTCGCGTCGGCGGTGCTCGCGCTCACCGGCCCGGGCGACGAGGTCATCACGCTCGAGCCGTTCTACGACGCGCACGCCGCGGTGATCGCCCTGGCGGGTGCGACGCACGTGCCGGTCGCGCTCGCGCCGACGCCCGGCGGGTTCCGCCTCGACGTGGCGGCGCTGCGGGAGGCCGCGAGCCCGCGCACGCGGATGCTGCTGATCAACTCCCCGCACAACCCGACGGGCACGGTGCTCACGCGCGCCGAGCTCGACGCGGTGGCCGCGGTGGCGCGCGAGTGCGACGCGATCGTCGTCACCGACGAGGTCTACGAGCATCTGACGTTCGACGGCGCCGTGCACGTCCCGCTCGCGAGCCTGCCGGGGATGGCCGACCGCACGCTGACGGTCTCCTCCAGCGGCAAGACGTTCAGCCTCACCGGGTGGAAGATCGGCTGGGTGCACGGCCCGGCCGCGCTGGTGACGGCGGTGCGCACGGTCAAGCAGTTCCTCACGTACGTGTCAGGCGCACCGTTCCAGCCCGCGATCGCGCAGGCCCTGGCCGACGACGACGCACCGCGCGCGCTGGCGGAGTCGCTCGCCGCGCGGCGCGACCTGCTGTGCGAGGGTCTGCGCGCGGCCGGGTTCGACGTCGTGGTGCCGCAGGGTACCTACTTCGTCGTCGCGGACGCGTCGGCGATCGTCGCCCGGCACGGGCTGGCCGACGGCGTGGAGCTCGCGCGCCGTCTGCCCGAGCTGGCGGGGGTCGTCGCGATTCCGATGGCGGCGTTCTGCCGGGCCGGGTCGCCGACGTCGGAACGCCTGCGCGACGCACTGCGGTTCACGTTCGTCAAGCGCGAGGACACGCTGCGCGAGGCCGTCTCACGGCTGCGGACGCTGGCCGGCGGGAGCCGTTGA
- a CDS encoding TadE family protein, which yields MSALLPRTGRQGAAVPGERGSAVAEFTMVAALVVALFLGVVQVALVQHTRSLLIDAAAEGARVAARADRGPADGVARTRALITQSVSARYADDVVASTSMRWGVPVAEMTVRAPLPLVGLLGPSGTVVVTGHALEEAR from the coding sequence GTGAGCGCTCTGCTCCCGCGCACGGGCCGCCAGGGGGCAGCGGTGCCGGGCGAGCGAGGCTCGGCCGTCGCCGAGTTCACCATGGTCGCCGCGCTCGTCGTCGCGTTGTTCCTCGGCGTCGTGCAGGTCGCCCTCGTGCAGCACACGCGGTCGCTGCTCATCGACGCCGCCGCGGAGGGGGCACGGGTCGCGGCGCGCGCGGACCGCGGCCCTGCCGACGGCGTCGCCCGGACGCGTGCCCTCATCACGCAGTCGGTGTCGGCGCGGTACGCCGACGACGTCGTGGCCTCGACCTCGATGCGCTGGGGAGTGCCCGTGGCCGAGATGACGGTGCGGGCGCCGCTCCCGCTGGTCGGCCTGCTGGGGCCGTCGGGCACGGTCGTGGTGACGGGCCACGCCCTGGAGGAGGCCCGGTGA
- the ftsX gene encoding permease-like cell division protein FtsX codes for MRVQFVLTEVLRGLRRNLSMVVSVVLVTFVSLAFVGAAALIQAQVGKLQDDWYNRVEVSVFLCPRDFSAAPTCAGGEATQEQIDAIRRVIDDELGGEVAHTYVETKADAFRAFQERYPDGYQGTQLTEDDMQASLRLKLRDPSHYEVVADVLQGRDGVEVVEDQRAIFRPLFLALNRLSMLAVGLAVVMLLTAGLLITTTIRLSAVSRRRETGIMRLVGASNLFVQLPFLLEGAIAAVIGSLLAVGGLWLGVRYLVTDWLEKSVTWVAYVTTSDVLQVAPLLVGIAVALAVVSSVVTLNRYTRV; via the coding sequence ATGCGCGTTCAGTTCGTCCTGACCGAGGTGCTGCGCGGGCTGCGCCGCAACCTGTCCATGGTCGTGTCCGTCGTCCTGGTGACGTTCGTCTCGCTCGCCTTCGTCGGCGCGGCCGCCCTCATCCAGGCGCAGGTCGGCAAGCTCCAGGACGACTGGTACAACCGCGTCGAGGTCTCCGTCTTCCTGTGCCCCAGGGACTTCTCGGCGGCGCCCACGTGCGCCGGCGGCGAGGCCACACAGGAACAGATCGACGCGATCCGCCGCGTGATCGACGACGAGCTGGGCGGCGAGGTCGCCCACACCTACGTCGAGACCAAGGCCGACGCGTTCCGTGCCTTCCAGGAGCGTTACCCCGACGGATACCAGGGAACACAGCTCACCGAGGACGACATGCAGGCGTCGTTGCGGCTCAAGCTCCGCGACCCGAGCCACTACGAGGTCGTCGCCGACGTGCTGCAGGGCCGTGACGGTGTCGAGGTCGTGGAGGACCAGCGAGCCATCTTCCGGCCCCTGTTCCTCGCGCTCAACCGGCTGTCGATGCTTGCCGTGGGCCTCGCGGTCGTCATGCTGCTCACGGCCGGCCTCCTGATCACGACGACGATCCGCCTGTCGGCGGTCTCGCGACGGCGGGAGACCGGGATCATGCGGCTCGTGGGCGCGTCGAACCTCTTCGTCCAGCTGCCGTTCCTGCTTGAGGGCGCGATCGCCGCCGTCATCGGGTCGCTGCTCGCCGTCGGCGGTCTGTGGCTCGGCGTGCGTTATCTCGTCACCGACTGGCTCGAGAAGTCCGTCACGTGGGTCGCCTACGTGACCACGAGCGACGTCCTGCAGGTGGCGCCGCTGCTGGTCGGGATCGCGGTGGCGCTCGCCGTGGTCTCGTCGGTCGTGACGCTCAACCGTTACACGAGGGTGTGA
- a CDS encoding LCP family protein, with product MSRVLGMVLTSVLAFALAGGCAVYLDLRSGLAISDVDTLLADRDDRPELPDDPFTGQPLNILVMGTDYRGEGNAELAGEGDEFHSDTTLLVHVAGDRSRIEVVSIPRDSLVDIPACPLPGGGESRARRGAMFNSAFAIGGGPERDLTGAAACTILTVEQLTGVRVTDHVVVKMNGVIGVVDALGGVRMCLPEPVRGDRHIDLDLPAGEQRLDGHQSINFLRARGGTGMGLELGSDLARIERQQVFVDAMLREVLAQNVITNSPQLFRMVEAVLASVSTGRGLASPAALAGLAWSLRTIDPAHIVFTPLPVTTAPSDPNRVVWLTAQADVIWARIIADEPPPVLVEPEPEPAPEAGGENDPIVPAGSESASDGGQVPGDVPDPAPAAPEPPPAPVRPGICP from the coding sequence GTGTCACGCGTGCTCGGCATGGTGCTCACCAGCGTCCTGGCGTTCGCCCTCGCCGGGGGCTGCGCCGTCTACCTCGACCTGCGCTCGGGGCTCGCGATCTCCGACGTCGACACGCTGCTCGCCGACCGCGACGACCGCCCCGAGCTGCCCGACGACCCGTTCACCGGGCAGCCGCTCAACATCCTCGTCATGGGGACCGACTACCGCGGCGAGGGCAACGCGGAGCTCGCCGGCGAGGGAGACGAGTTCCACTCGGACACCACGCTCCTGGTCCATGTCGCAGGGGACCGCAGCCGCATCGAGGTGGTGTCGATCCCGCGCGACTCCCTGGTCGACATCCCGGCGTGCCCGCTGCCGGGCGGGGGAGAGAGCCGCGCCCGGCGCGGCGCCATGTTCAACTCGGCGTTCGCCATCGGCGGCGGGCCCGAACGCGACCTCACCGGGGCCGCGGCCTGCACGATCCTCACGGTCGAGCAGCTCACCGGCGTGCGCGTCACCGATCACGTCGTGGTGAAGATGAACGGCGTCATCGGCGTCGTCGACGCGCTCGGCGGGGTCCGCATGTGCCTGCCCGAACCGGTGCGCGGCGACCGCCACATCGACCTCGACCTGCCCGCGGGCGAACAGCGCCTCGACGGGCACCAGTCGATCAACTTCCTGCGGGCCCGCGGCGGGACGGGGATGGGCCTGGAGCTCGGATCCGACCTCGCGCGCATCGAACGCCAGCAGGTCTTCGTCGACGCGATGCTGCGCGAGGTCCTCGCCCAGAACGTCATCACGAACTCACCCCAGCTGTTCCGCATGGTCGAGGCCGTGCTCGCCTCGGTGTCCACGGGGCGTGGCCTGGCCAGCCCGGCGGCGCTCGCGGGCCTCGCGTGGAGCCTGCGCACCATCGACCCCGCGCACATCGTGTTCACGCCGCTGCCCGTGACGACCGCACCGTCGGACCCCAACCGCGTCGTGTGGCTCACCGCGCAGGCCGACGTCATCTGGGCGCGCATCATCGCCGACGAGCCGCCACCCGTGCTGGTGGAACCCGAACCGGAGCCCGCACCCGAGGCGGGCGGCGAGAACGACCCGATCGTGCCCGCCGGCTCCGAGTCGGCCTCCGACGGCGGGCAGGTGCCCGGCGACGTGCCCGACCCGGCTCCGGCCGCGCCCGAGCCTCCGCCCGCACCGGTTCGCCCCGGGATCTGCCCCTGA
- a CDS encoding type II secretion system F family protein, protein MGVLAGLLLGLGLFCLWWSCWMPDGRPRRTSARRARTQDLLVQAGAASVTPGALHGASAVLAVVVLLAVLATTRSPAISLCFALMAAAAPSALVTARARKRRRGLREVWPEVVDHLASGVRAGLSLPEAVGQLGERGPVELREQFTRFAADYRATGRFAECLDLLKARLADPVADRIIEALRLTREVGGSDLGRLLRALSAFLREDNRTRLELEARQSWTVSGARLAAAGPWVVLAFLATRPETARAYDSGAGVLVLAGGAACSALAYRLMLRIGRLPEEGRVLR, encoded by the coding sequence GTGGGCGTGCTCGCGGGGCTGCTGCTGGGGCTCGGCCTGTTCTGCCTGTGGTGGTCGTGCTGGATGCCTGACGGGCGGCCCCGGCGCACCTCCGCGCGCCGGGCGCGCACCCAGGATCTGCTGGTGCAGGCCGGCGCGGCCTCGGTGACTCCCGGCGCGCTCCACGGGGCGAGCGCGGTGCTCGCCGTCGTCGTGCTGCTCGCGGTGCTCGCCACCACGCGCTCTCCGGCGATCAGCCTGTGCTTCGCCCTCATGGCGGCGGCAGCGCCGTCGGCGCTCGTCACGGCCCGCGCCCGCAAGCGCCGTCGTGGCCTGCGTGAGGTCTGGCCCGAGGTCGTCGACCACCTCGCGTCGGGCGTGCGCGCCGGGCTGTCGCTGCCCGAGGCCGTGGGCCAGCTCGGTGAGCGCGGGCCGGTCGAGCTGCGCGAGCAGTTCACCCGGTTCGCCGCCGACTACCGCGCGACCGGACGCTTCGCCGAGTGTCTCGACCTGCTCAAGGCCCGGCTCGCCGACCCGGTCGCCGACCGGATCATCGAGGCGCTGCGCCTCACGCGCGAGGTCGGCGGCTCGGACCTGGGACGGTTGCTGCGGGCGCTGTCGGCGTTCCTGCGGGAGGACAACCGCACGCGGCTCGAGCTCGAGGCCCGGCAGAGCTGGACGGTCAGCGGCGCGCGGCTCGCCGCCGCCGGACCCTGGGTGGTGCTGGCCTTCCTGGCGACCCGGCCCGAGACGGCCCGCGCGTACGACTCGGGCGCCGGGGTGCTCGTGCTCGCGGGCGGGGCGGCATGCTCGGCGCTCGCGTACCGGCTCATGCTGCGGATCGGGCGCCTGCCCGAGGAAGGCCGGGTGCTGCGATGA